The Desulfatibacillum aliphaticivorans DSM 15576 genome segment TCGTCCGTCACTTCCTTGAGGGCGCTCACCTCCATGGTCTGGCCCACGTACGGCGCCACCACCTCCTGGAGATCCTGGTCCGCGAAAACCCGCTGACCCTCAAAACAGATCTTGGATAAACGGAACGTCACACCTTCCCCGCCCTTGAACACCGCGCTCTGTTCGTCCTGAACGCTGATCTCGGGCAGCCGGGAATGAGCGGGGATTTCCCGCTCTTTGAGCGATCTCTCCACTGCACCGGGCATGCCGCTATCCGGCACAACGGATTCTTCGGGCTCTTGTCCAGCCCAGGTTACCGCGGCCATTGCCAGCCACAATATAACCTGCCCCAAAATGATCACCTGCTTTAGCGTGTTCCTCACCGTAGCCTCCTATTATTCCAGTTTATAAAAACACTTATGTTTCTACACAGCTTCAAAATAACTACAAACAGGTTTACGCACTTCACGAGCGACAGCCAACAAAGCCTACTCTGTCGGCCCAAAACTGTAAGACTCAGGATATCGATGGTGTAATACTTGTTAACCCGCTTTGCTTTTCAGCAATTACTAAAAAACAAAACTTTGCCTACATAACAAATACTTTAGGGATATTTTGGAATATTGAGGAAAAAGGCAGAAGTGAGATTGTAAAGGAGTGCTGTTTTGGAAAAAACAGGAGCACCCAAGACGAACATCAATTCTCCGGCCGCAAAACGGGCTTTTGCATAGATCGCCGGAACGCTTAACGCCTTGGGCTGTTTCCAATCTCGAAAACTGATTCACTTTTTACCATCAATATCCCGTGACCATACTTATCAACTTCCGCAGCATGGAGTCAATTAAAAAAAACTTATGGCTTCCAGCTTTTTTCCGACAAGACCGAAAAAGTATATTTGACAAGCTGATCGTCAATCAGCATAGCCAAAAGATTGCGTCATGGCTATGATCTATTTCACATTTTTAAATAAAATTATAAAGGATGCATCAAAAAGGCATGCATTCTCTATAAACGGGCCCGGCCGACATGCGCAACAATTGCAGCAAACGGGCGTTTAGCGCGATTCATACAACATGTTGAATGAATCGGTTGTCGGCATAGGCTATTTTGTACGTGCGTCCATCATCGCCTCGCCCGCCATATTTATGGAAGGCCCCGAAGATTTTCGAACCTCTCTTTTTTGCCGTTCCCACGCCTGCACCCGGATCAGCACGGCCGCCTTTGCAAAGGCTTGACCGTCGTTCAAAGCCATGGCGCCCATCGCAAGCGGAAATTGCTCGTTATACGCCCTGAGCGGCATAATTTTCATCAAACGCCGCTCGCTTTGCCTTGCCTTTGGCCGGATTGCGCCAATTTTCCGCCGGACAGCCAGGTTATTGACGCAAAAGGCTGTTTTGATATCTTTGGAAAAGTATTGAAAAGCCCCTGATCAGCCGGGGCCTGAAAGTATCCCCCCCTTTCCGTGCCGTATCTATGGTTTTTTACTTCTTTAGCCAGGGGGTTAAGCAAGTTTTATTCCAAAATCGCATGACTGGGGCATTGGACAACACAAAACAAATAGAGCTTTGACCATTTTATTGGAAACGGTTCGTCAAAGGCCATCCTCCCCGCTGCAAAGGTTCGCTTGCGGACGATTCTTTTCTTGACCCATTTTCGTTAGACGAATATTAATGACCTCATCTTAAAATATTAATTTTAAAAAAAGTGAAAGGCTCCCCCCGCCTTTCATACACAGGGGACCCGTTGGATTATGGAGATGAGCCAGGCGTTTTTTCGGGCTGTGGCGGAATGCGGCGCCAACATTATTATCGCCCATACCAAAGAGCATGAGATCATCTACGCCAGCCCCACCGTCCGATCCTTCGGCTATGAACCCGAAGACCTGATAGGCAATACAATTCAGCCCTTTATACACCGGGAAGACTGGCGCCTGGTGGATGCCGTCATCGCCGAATGCATGGAGACGCCCAACACTCCCGCGTCAGTGGGGGACATTCGGGCCAGAAGCAAGGGAGAAGACTGGGTTTGGCTTCATGGGCAGTACATTTTTTTTGTAGGGTTGGAAGGAGAGGATATCCTTGTTTTCGTCGGCGCCAATGTGACGGACAGAAAAAAGGCGGAAATCAAGGCCATGGAATTGCAGGCGGCCGTGGAGCAATCCACGGAAGGCATTGCCGTGGCCGACATGGACGGAGTCCTTACCTTTGCCAACACAGCCTGGGCCCGTATGCACGGATATGAAGTGGAGGAACTGCAGGGAAAAAATCTGAGTACATTCCACACCCCGGATCAAATGCGGCTGGACGTCTTGCCTTTTATTAACAAAACCCTGGAGGCGGGGTCCTTTCGAGGAGAGGTGGGACACGTTCGCAAAGACGGAACCACCTTTCCCGCCTGGCACTCAGGCGGGATGCTCAAGAACGAGTCAGGCGAGGCCACGGCGATCATGGCGGTAATTTATGATATAACCGCCCGGAAAAATGCAGAAATCGAATTGAAAAAACGGGAGATCATGTACCGGACCCTGGTGGAGCAATCCCTCCAGGGAGTGGGAATAATCCGGAACGAGCCCGTAAAAGTGGTTTACTGCAATCCCGCTTTGGAGGAAATGCTGGGGCGCTCGGCCAGGGATCTGCGGGCCCTTTCGATTCAGGAGTTGGCTGAACTGGTTCACCCCAACGATTATCCGGAACTCGCCGCGCGCTTTTTGGACCGCCTCGCCGGAAAAAAGGTGGACCCTCACCAGATCGTTCGGGTTTACAAAAAGGACGGAACCCTGATGTGGCTCGAAACAGTGTGCCAAGTGATCCCCCATGAGGGCAGCCCCGCCACCTTGGGTCTTTGCAGGGACATCACGGACCGGCGGCGTCTGGAGGAAAACCTGAGGCAGACCCGGAAGATGGAGGCCATCGGGACCCTGGCCGGAGGCATCGCCCATAACCTCAACAACATTTTGTATCCCATCATGGGATACACGGAAATGGCCGTGGATGACATCCCCAAAGGCAGCGCGGCCGCCCATAATCTTCAGGAAGTGCTCATAGCCATCAACCGGGCCAAGGACCTGGTGCACCAGATCCTGGCCTTCGCCCATAAAAGCAAGGAACAGCATGCGGCCACGGAGCTTGGGCCTATAGTGCATGAGGTGGTGCGGCTTATGCGGGGGACCTTGCCGGCCACCATAAAGATCACGCAGGACATCTCCAACGAGGCTCCGGCGGTCATGGCCGACCCCTCCCTGGCGCACCAAGCCTTGGTGAACCTGTGCACGAACGCTTTTCACGCCATGCGCGACAAGGGCGGGGAGTTGGAGGTTTCTCTGGAAGAAGCCTTGCTGAGGCCTGAAGAAGTCCCTGATTTCGCCCTGCCTCCCGGGAGATACTCAAAGATTAGCGTAAGGGATACGGGCGCGGGCATCGATCCTATGATCATGGATCGCATTTTCGAGCCCTATTTCACCACCCGGGACGTGGGCGACGGCACGGGCATGGGGCTTTCGGAGGCTCACGCATTCGCAAGAAACTGCGGCGGGGACGTAAGGGCCGTAAGCACGCCGGGGAAAGGGTCGCTTTTTGAAATCTATTTGCCGGCCATTGAACAGAAGCGGTCCAAGGCCATGGACGCCGCGCCTGCGGCCAAGGACAACGAAACCATATTGCTGGCTGAAAGCGATCCGCAAATCCGCAAGATGAACACTCAGGTGCTGACTCGTCTGGGGTATTCAGTCCACGCGGAGGCCAACGGCAAGGAGGCTTTGGACGCCCTGGCGAACTCCCCCGGCAGGTTCGACCTTATTATCACCGAGCTGCACATGCCCATCATGACGGGCGCTCAATTGGCGAGGGACGCCAAAGCCATGCAGCCGGACCTGCCTGTGGTCCTGTGCACCGGATTCGCCGAAGCGCTCACCCTGCAGGAAGCGCAAGATATGGGAGTGGACGGCGTCATAAAAAAGCCCATGCGCAAAAAGGACGTGGCCCTGGTGGTCAGGAGCGTCCTGGACGCCAGATGATCACTCGGCGGACTTGTCGAAAATTTTTTCCAGGATCACTTTGGTGATCATATACGTCGGACGCACCCCTTCCTTGCCCATGGCCCCGGCGGCCAGGGTCTGGCCGGACTGCAAAGGATTGTCCGAAGCGTAGTAGGCGTACCGGACCCTGGTTCCCGGCGGTATATTGCCCTTGATGATCGCCGCGCTTATGGCCCGCTGGTAATGTCCGCCCTCCATCTCCAGGCCGATGGTTTTCCAGTCATCCTTAAGTTTTAGGAGCACGTCCCGGTTTTGGAGGGAGGTTCCCAGGACCGTGACCATAGGGCCGACGAAAACGCTGTGCTGTTCCGCATTGAAATCTTCGGGGACCATGTCGTTCCGGAAGTTGTAATTGTCCGAGGTTCCTTCAAACACATGGGCCGTGGCCAGCATGATGTCTCCCTGCTTGCCGGTCAGAATTCCCGCCTTGCCCATGACGGAGACGGAACGGATATCAAAGCGAATCTCGCCATTATCCTTCTTAAGGGGTTTAAGCAGGTTTTCCATCAGCTCAAAGGCCTGGGCGCCGAAAGCATAGTCCATGACCAGAATGACGGGAGGGTTGGCGTCCTGGGTGCACGTTTCAATATCCAGGCCCGGGTGCACCTCCACGCACTTCAGGGGGGCGGTATCTATAATCTGGCAATCGATATGGGAACCGGATTGATCCGGCATGGGATGCACGCCGTTTTTCTCGGCAAAGGCCAGCACGTCGTCCCCGTGGGCCTTCAGAGCGTCAAAAAACGCGTAGACGTCACCCAACGCCGCAATATCGGGATGAACCTCCTTGATCGCGGCGTATCCATACAAGGTGTTGACCACGCTGTGGAGGTTGGCGCTGACAATGTGGAGAGGCCGGTCCTTAAGCCCCAGCTCCGCCAGCTTTTCCTTGATGTCCGCCCCCCATTGGCGGCCGTATTTCTGGTGGCCGATAATGTTCATGAGCGAGGGAGTCAGATAAATAACCAGCATGTTCTCGCGGGAGGAAGACTCCTCATCGATCCGCTTGCCCAGCCGGTACACCAGGGAAAACAAGCCGTTATTCGCTTTGTATTCGACCTTGGTCTTTTCCAGGTATTCATAGGTGGCTTTGGTCTCTCCGTAGGATCGGCCCAGGATGATACTGAGGTTCCACAAGGCCTGATCCACCTTATCCCGTGACACAGGCTCCTTGCGCAGGGCGACCTTTTCCAGCTCGGCCCACTCCACGGTGATGTTTCCGGAGTCGTCCCGCATTTTGGTGTGGATCTTGGCCGCCTCCATATTCAGGAAGGTCATGTGGGTCAGGATGTCGTAAATCTCGCTCAGGCCCCTGGAAATGACAAAGCAGATTTCCTTGTCGCTGATCCGGTAGGAGGTTCTGCGGCGCTTGAACGGCTCTATCCGCTCAAAAGGCGAGTCCTTGAAGGGGTCCTCCTCCGTGAGAATCACCCGGGTGCATTCCTCAATGCCGCGGGGCAGGCGGTCGATCACGTACTCCAGCCCCTTCAACTCCACCACCCGGGGGTCGTTCAGGGACCCGTATATCTCCGGGCTCAGGCTCCGGAGGCAATTTTCCAAAGCCTTGCCGAATTTCCCCGAAGGACGGTAAAACCCACGGATCGCCAGGGAGTCGGTGATCACCTTGAACTGATGAATGGCGTATCGCGCTTTGTGCGCTTCGGAGACTTCGTACATGAACATTCCTTTCCGGAAAAATTGTCCGCTAAACAATAAGGCTGCCTTTAAAGAATCGCCTTATTTTATATCCTTTTAAGGAATTTGCAAACATCAGGCCGAATTTTTCGGCGGAGGCGGCGGGCAATCCCTTTTTAAACCAGTGTGAATAACAGGAATAATATGGATTGATAATTACCTGCGCCGGGCTACTTGGATTGAGATCCGGGAAGAGGCGGGGGCGTCAGCCCTTGTCCATCGTGTTGTTCGGCAAGGTCTGAGAAAGCCTGTTTGACATCCCTGGCGCGCAGTAGAATCAACGTAAAACCAAAAGGGGCCGCCATCATCGCAGCAAGCACTGCGTTTGAAAACGCGAGGGCAATCATAGTTCGCGTTGATTCTCCGTAGACTGTTGCGTTTGCCGCCAGAAAGCCTAGCCAATAAACCGTGCATATTGTAATGCCTGCAACGGCGATCCAATGCGCCGCCTCCAGCGTCCTGCGCGCCCAGGGTTTTAATTTTAGGAAAAATATTGCAGAGATGAATAATAATATCGTGATTATAAACATCCATGCCAAAATAAAGGGGAAAAACTTGGCCAGAAAGGCGATTTCCGGCTGACTCCGCCAAGCCTCGTCAATTGCGGAAAAATAATGGAAGCCGGCGCCGGTCGCCAAGGCCATGCCCCCGCTTAAAACAAGCTCTATGCATCCAATCGCCGTTATACGCATCGGCCGTTTTTTCTGTTCAGCCATTTTTTTCATAACCTTTACGCCTTATTCCAGCTGGGATGCCGGCAAAGACAATACTCTTATCGAAAGATTATTGTCTTTCGCTTGCAAATTTAAAGCAGCGATGCATTCCTTTTCTGCTTGAGCATCCATGGTCCAATCACAGTATTTGGATATTTGGAGTCCTCTGGAATTTAAGGGCAATCCGAACAGTTGGGATTTCTTTTGCTCATCACCGACATCCACACCTCTCTGCTTTAAAAAGCTGATATCCGGATTCTCATCAGTCAAGCCATTCCCGATAATTGTCACTTTCTGTGTTTTACAGATCAATTCAATAATGGAATTTTCGTTAATTGTCAGAGAACCATTGCCCTGAGTCAAGTTTCCTTCCCCTTCAAGACGATTAATCAAATGTTCAAAGCGGCCCTTTCCTCCCAGGGACTTGTCATACGCTCTTTTTAAAACTTCTGCATAATACCCGATAACCATGTATCCCTGAAATTCACCGTCAATATACAAGCAGGCTGCATTTCTTAAAAAGTCGAATAAATCGTGAAAATCAGCCTCCTCCATCATAGCGATGTTCCAGATGGTTTTATTGTTAATTTTTCCGGGATTTTTGGCCTCATCCTTCACGGCGTTTATAAGGAGCTGCTTCCTCCAGGGTTCGTTTCTCATTCTATAAAACTGATCCGCCAAATCCATCCAATGGGGTTCAATCTCAATATCCTCCTGGTCCGATTCATCCTCCGCCTCCTGCAGGTCTTCCAGTAAGGACCTGTATATGGAGAAAGATTTCATGTCGGCCAAAAGGGACTGGGCGTTTACCAGGTTAAAATCCACCTTTTCCAGCCACGCCTGTCTGACTGTCATCAAAAAATTGGCGTCTTCCTTTTTTGCCTCCATTAACAAATCAATGGAGGACATATCCTTGACCCCACTGAGATAAAACTTTCTTGCTTCAGGGCTTAGATACAAAGGCGAACGGACAAGGGCTTTCAAAAGCCGCTGCACCGGCCTTGAAACCTTCAAACTTAAGATAGCGCCCAACTCATTGATAAACGAATTGACATCCATCGTTCATGCCACTCCCTATATTAATGTTGGTTTGTGTAGGCTAAATTATCATCATTTATCGGCGCACGGAACCGGCGGCGGGCGGTCCAATTCCGGCTGAGTTGAGGCATTGAATGCGTTTCTCACATCCTGGCCCCTCAAGGCTATTACGGCTAATGCAAAGGGGACCATATTCACTGCGATAATAAATAGCAATATGAATAGCTCCGTCGTCCCCAATCCTTCCAGAGGGCCGGGCGCCAAATATGGCGCGGCCCTGGAGATGATCCCTAAAAGGCCCAAACCGAGAAAAAACAGGACGCAAATCCAACTTAGCAGCTCAAGCGCAGTGCGCGCCCAAGATTTGAGCCTGAGAAATTGAATGGCGGACGCCAGCCCCGAGACGCCCATGGGGGCCAGGGCAATCAAAAACAAAGCGGCGCATCTCAAAAACGAAAGCGCCCCGGGATCATCCAACAGGCCGCTTCCGGCTGAGAATAGCAATGCAGCGAACCCCGCCGCGGAAACCAACATAAGGCTCCCTAACGCGATCCATCCCCATCCGACGGCATACAGGCTATGGGGAGGCTTCTTCCCATAAGGCGGTTTATGCTCTTTGCTTGTTGAATTCATAGTAAATCGCTTTCATGCAATGCATGCATCGCATTCTCCGTCGCAAGAAAATAACCATTATGATTTCGTTGATAGCAGGGAGATATATTATCTTGGGGGAGACAAGGCAAGAAAATATCTTAAGAATAGCTTTTGTTGATGTATTAAGCAGATTAGGTGGAAATCGAATTAACGGCAGATTCACCACATTTGGGTGGGGATAAAAACGGCCCGGGCGGAGAAGCCCGGGCCGTTATGGTTGGCTGTTATTTCAAGGCCCGGATAAAGCAGTTGTCCGAGTCGGAGTCGGGCGGGACCTGGGCGTCCTCTTTGATCGCCGTTTGCACCCCGGTGAAATGGTACACCTGGATTTCTATGGTCGGCGGCGTGGTTTCAGGATGATTCACCCGGGAGCCGGGAACCATCCAGCCTTCTCCTCCCGTCGCCACATTGCCTGCGCCGTCGCAAGCCAACACCCACTCGGTTCCGTCGTAAAGATAGATGAGCGCCTCGGTGAGCTCCTTGTCTCCGGTGTAGGGGATGAACACCTTGACCGGAGTTGCAAAGACAGCCGGGGGCTGGAGGTTGAGGGCTGCGCCGGCGCGCTCCGCCCCGTCAACATTCAGGCCGGGAATTTCATCCGAGGGGCCGAAGTACGGGGCCGGGTCTTGGCCGCTGTTGTATACGATCTTGGCGCCCGCCAGACCTGCTTCGGCCGCCTCCACGCCCGTGTCGTAATCACCGCCCAATGCAGAGTCGGACGGATCGACTGGCTGAAATTCCGGCTGGGAGTTTGCGGCGTCCTCCTGCTGCTGCTGGGATTCCACTTTAAACCCGAAGGCCGCCTGATCCATATAATCCAGGCGCCGATCCTTTGCGTCCACGCTGATTTGGACTGTTGCGCCGTAGGGATAGACCGCATCCAGCACAGGCTCGGAGGCCCGGTTGTACACAGCCCACAGGCTTGTAACGGCCGTATCCGGGTCATCGGTGAGTTTGACGATCCGCACCGTATCCGCGTCTCCCAGGTTTCGTTCGTAAACCGCGTTGACGCCGTCGTCTATGGTGAAAATAACGCTCACGGGATCGGTGAGGTCAATGCCGTCCTCGTCTTTCAGGAATACGGCGAAGCATGTATTGGTCGCAATGCGCTGGTCGTCCGCGATGCCGGCCTGATCCTGGGGGATGGTCTGGATGACTACCGGCGGCGTTTCCACAGGCGTGGCCGGATTGAGGGGATCGGCTTCGCCTTCGTCCACCTTACCGTTTCCGTTCACATCCTCCTCGCCGTCCATCCAGCCGTCGCCGTCCGAGTCCGGGTTGAGCGGGTCGGTGGTGGTGGAAGGATCTTCGTCCGCCTTGAACACGACAAGGTCCGTGTCCGCGTCCACGTCGGCTGCGGTCAGGCCCGCCTCCACGCCGTCCCAGACGCCGTCGTTATCGGAGTCCGGGTTGCAGGGGGAGGTTTCGCCTGCGTCCACAAAGCCGTTGAGGTTCAAGTCTTCCTCTCCGTCCATGAGGCCGTCGTCGTCCGAATCCCTGTCGTTCGGGCTGGTGCAATAGGCGGCTTCCAGGGCGTCGCCCAGACCGTCCCGGTCCGTGTCCGTGTCGATCACGGCCCAGGCCTGATCGTTGGCGGAGTTATATTCCACGGAAATGGTGGAGGACAGGACCGCGGTATTGGTGATTATTCCCGAGGCC includes the following:
- a CDS encoding hybrid sensor histidine kinase/response regulator; translated protein: MEMSQAFFRAVAECGANIIIAHTKEHEIIYASPTVRSFGYEPEDLIGNTIQPFIHREDWRLVDAVIAECMETPNTPASVGDIRARSKGEDWVWLHGQYIFFVGLEGEDILVFVGANVTDRKKAEIKAMELQAAVEQSTEGIAVADMDGVLTFANTAWARMHGYEVEELQGKNLSTFHTPDQMRLDVLPFINKTLEAGSFRGEVGHVRKDGTTFPAWHSGGMLKNESGEATAIMAVIYDITARKNAEIELKKREIMYRTLVEQSLQGVGIIRNEPVKVVYCNPALEEMLGRSARDLRALSIQELAELVHPNDYPELAARFLDRLAGKKVDPHQIVRVYKKDGTLMWLETVCQVIPHEGSPATLGLCRDITDRRRLEENLRQTRKMEAIGTLAGGIAHNLNNILYPIMGYTEMAVDDIPKGSAAAHNLQEVLIAINRAKDLVHQILAFAHKSKEQHAATELGPIVHEVVRLMRGTLPATIKITQDISNEAPAVMADPSLAHQALVNLCTNAFHAMRDKGGELEVSLEEALLRPEEVPDFALPPGRYSKISVRDTGAGIDPMIMDRIFEPYFTTRDVGDGTGMGLSEAHAFARNCGGDVRAVSTPGKGSLFEIYLPAIEQKRSKAMDAAPAAKDNETILLAESDPQIRKMNTQVLTRLGYSVHAEANGKEALDALANSPGRFDLIITELHMPIMTGAQLARDAKAMQPDLPVVLCTGFAEALTLQEAQDMGVDGVIKKPMRKKDVALVVRSVLDAR
- a CDS encoding DUF6909 family protein, with the translated sequence MYEVSEAHKARYAIHQFKVITDSLAIRGFYRPSGKFGKALENCLRSLSPEIYGSLNDPRVVELKGLEYVIDRLPRGIEECTRVILTEEDPFKDSPFERIEPFKRRRTSYRISDKEICFVISRGLSEIYDILTHMTFLNMEAAKIHTKMRDDSGNITVEWAELEKVALRKEPVSRDKVDQALWNLSIILGRSYGETKATYEYLEKTKVEYKANNGLFSLVYRLGKRIDEESSSRENMLVIYLTPSLMNIIGHQKYGRQWGADIKEKLAELGLKDRPLHIVSANLHSVVNTLYGYAAIKEVHPDIAALGDVYAFFDALKAHGDDVLAFAEKNGVHPMPDQSGSHIDCQIIDTAPLKCVEVHPGLDIETCTQDANPPVILVMDYAFGAQAFELMENLLKPLKKDNGEIRFDIRSVSVMGKAGILTGKQGDIMLATAHVFEGTSDNYNFRNDMVPEDFNAEQHSVFVGPMVTVLGTSLQNRDVLLKLKDDWKTIGLEMEGGHYQRAISAAIIKGNIPPGTRVRYAYYASDNPLQSGQTLAAGAMGKEGVRPTYMITKVILEKIFDKSAE
- a CDS encoding DUF2333 family protein → MDVNSFINELGAILSLKVSRPVQRLLKALVRSPLYLSPEARKFYLSGVKDMSSIDLLMEAKKEDANFLMTVRQAWLEKVDFNLVNAQSLLADMKSFSIYRSLLEDLQEAEDESDQEDIEIEPHWMDLADQFYRMRNEPWRKQLLINAVKDEAKNPGKINNKTIWNIAMMEEADFHDLFDFLRNAACLYIDGEFQGYMVIGYYAEVLKRAYDKSLGGKGRFEHLINRLEGEGNLTQGNGSLTINENSIIELICKTQKVTIIGNGLTDENPDISFLKQRGVDVGDEQKKSQLFGLPLNSRGLQISKYCDWTMDAQAEKECIAALNLQAKDNNLSIRVLSLPASQLE
- a CDS encoding POTRA domain-containing protein — encoded protein: MRNTLKQVIILGQVILWLAMAAVTWAGQEPEESVVPDSGMPGAVERSLKEREIPAHSRLPEISVQDEQSAVFKGGEGVTFRLSKICFEGQRVFADQDLQEVVAPYVGQTMEVSALKEVTDEVTRFYKENGYFLSRAYVPPQCIKEGEVLIKVREGR